One stretch of Bombus terrestris chromosome 5, iyBomTerr1.2, whole genome shotgun sequence DNA includes these proteins:
- the LOC100647574 gene encoding ribosomal RNA processing protein 36 homolog, with product MSDEEDTLLNEDKHQDEIRKELSQMSFEDLQKLKEKLGCKIYKEALFGPRKVNKKIEFKRENKNRPREISSKKPVPRFREVVQVKKHIPRDPRFDGLCGTYDPKKFKRNYMFINKLRENDIEELKKELAESRDPKKIKKIKYLIQRLENQLHEEKRRNLKEQKDYEEKKEIAEAIRRGEKPVFKKKSEKRILDLVSQYEELKNSGKLKKHIERLRKKNQQRGRRKLASADSE from the exons ATGAGTGACGAGGAAGATACTCTTCTTAACGAAGATAAACATCAG GATGAAATTAGGAAAGAGCTCTCACAAATGAGTTTTGAAGATCTGcaaaagttaaaagaaaaattaggttgtaaaatatataaggAAGCATTGTTTGGTCCACGGAAGGTTAACAAGAAAATTGAGTttaaacgagaaaataagaaCAGACCGCGTGAAATATCTTCAAAGAAGCCTGTTCCACGATTCAGAGAAGTGGTGCAGGTAAAGAAGCATATTCCAAGAGACCCTCGATTCGACGGTCTGTGCGGTACATATGATccgaagaaatttaaaagaaattatatgttCATCAATAAACTAAGAGAGAATGATATCGAAGAATTGAAAAAGGAATTGGCTGAGAGTAGAGACcccaaaaaaataaagaagatcaAATACCTTATACAGAGATTGGAAAATCAGTTACacgaggaaaaaagaagaaatttgaaagaacaaaaagattatgaagaaaagaaagaaattgcagAGGCCATCAGACGTGGTGAAAAACCAGTATTCAAAAAGAAGT CTGAAAAACGAATTTTGGACTTAGTTTCTCAATATGAGGAACTGAAAAATTCAGGCAAACTAAAGAAACATATTGAACGATTGCGCAAGAAGAATCAACAAAGGGGCAGACGAAAGTTAGCATCAGCAGACTCTGAATAA